A window of the Mesorhizobium opportunistum WSM2075 genome harbors these coding sequences:
- a CDS encoding CbtB domain-containing protein produces the protein MNTASVSLGTSVSSQSRFMQLALAALLGIFVVGFVGFSHIDAVHNAAHDYRHSMAFPCH, from the coding sequence ATGAATACCGCTTCCGTCTCCCTCGGCACCTCGGTCTCCTCGCAGTCGCGCTTCATGCAGCTCGCGCTCGCCGCGCTGCTCGGCATCTTCGTTGTCGGCTTTGTCGGCTTCTCGCATATCGATGCGGTCCACAATGCCGCCCACGACTATCGTCATTCGATGGCGTTTCCCTGCCACTGA